From Magnolia sinica isolate HGM2019 chromosome 13, MsV1, whole genome shotgun sequence, one genomic window encodes:
- the LOC131223012 gene encoding aquaporin TIP4-1 produces the protein MPKIALGSRQEAAQLDCVRAVVAELICTFLFVFAGVGAAMAAEKMIGGAESIMGLTAVAVAHALVVAVMISAALHISGGHLNPAVTLGLAVGGYITIFRSILYWIAQIIGSTLACLLLKYLTGGLATPVHTLASGVGFVQGIIMEIVLTFSLLFTVYATMVDPKKLIPVGLGPMLVGFVVGANILAGGPFSGASMNPARSFGPALASWDWTDHWVYWVGPLVGGGLAGLIYEHFFTIKTHVPLPREEDAF, from the exons ATGCCGAAGATCGCGTTGGGAAGCAGGCAGGAGGCGGCCCAGCTGGACTGCGTCCGCGCCGTGGTTGCGGAACTCATCTGCACCTTCCTCTTCGTTTTCGCGGGAGTGGGAGCGGCCATGGCAGCTG AAAAGATGATTGGAGGAGCTGAGTCGATCATGGGGTTAACTGCTGTTGCTGTGGCCCACGCATTAGTAGTGGCTGTGATGATCTCAGCGGCTCTGCACATATCGGGTGGTCATCTTAATCCGGCGGTTACGCTGGGCTTAGCCGTTGGGGGCTACATAACCATATTTCGATCCATTCTCTATTGGATCGCTCAGATTATCGGCTCTACACTCGCCTGCCTTCTGCTCAAGTATTTAACTGGAGGGTTG GCTACTCCAGTTCACACACTCGCTAGTGGGGTGGGGTTTGTCCAAGGAATTATCATGGAGATCGTTCTCACATTCTCTCTGTTGTTCACTGTCTACGCTACAATGGTTGACCCCAAAAAGCTGATTCCTGTAGGGCTGGGTCCCATGCTTGTTGGGTTTGTGGTGGGGGCCAATATCTTAGCTGGTGGGCCCTTCTCAGGGGCATCCATGAACCCTGCAAGGTCATTTGGGCCTGCATTGGCTAGCTGGGATTGGACAGATCATTGGGTCTATTGGGTGGGGCCCCTTGTTGGTGGAGGTCTTGCTGGCCTTATCTATGAGCATTTCTTCACCATAAAAACTCATGTTCCTCTCCCAAGAGAGGAAGACGCTTTCTAA